A stretch of DNA from Chlorogloeopsis sp. ULAP01:
AAGACTGCGACCCCCTCACCGCTTTGCGTCTACGCCGGGAACCGCCAAGACGGGGGCTGCTTCACCGCACTGGCTCCGCAAGGGCGCACTGGCTCCTTTATGCCGGGGAACCCTTACTTTCGCTTATCCGCCTTCGGCGTCTACGCCAGTCGCTCATGGGGGAGACCCCCTGTTCTGCGCGCTGCTTCACCACCGCAATGGCTCCCCCACACCCATTTTCAAGACAGGCTAAACGCCAACTAACTCCGATTACACCACTCATACAGCATGAATGGCTATCCATTAAGGACACTAATGTCTTTTGAAAGGCTCAATCAAATCAACGACTATCGACAGTTGGGCAACACTAATTTATATGTTTCGCCATTCTGTCTGGGTACCATGAGCTTTGGTACTGATTGGGGTTGGGGAGCCGACAGAGCCGAAAGCCATAGAATGTTTAACCTCTACATCGAACGAGGGGGAAACTTTATCGATACTGCCAACCATTACACTAACGGCACCAGCGAAACCTTTTTAGGAGAATTTATCGGCAATCTTCGAGATCGGTTGATCGTTGGTACCCACTACAGCATTTTCACCCAGCGCGGAGATTTCAATTCTAGTGGCGATCGCCTCAAAAACATGGTTCATTCACTAGAAACAAGCCTCAGACGCCTGCGAACTGATTATATCGACATCTACTGGATTCACCATTGGGTATTTGGAACTCCAGTTGAAGATGTGATGCGGGTACTAGATCAGGTGGTGCGAACGGGTAAAATTCTTTACGTAGGCGTGTCGAATACTCCTGCCTGGAAGATTGCTCAAGCAAATGCGATCGCCCAACTGCGTAGTTGGAGTCCTTTGATTGGCGTGCAAGTAGAATACAACTTAATTAACCGCATGGCAGAACGAGACATCATTCCCATGGCGAATGATTTACACATGGGTGTTGTGGCAACCTCTCCCTTAGCTGGGGGTATCCTAACGGGAAAATACAACCAACTCGCCCTCGCCAGACAAATCTCTATTTCTGAAATCCTGGCGCAGATTGATTGCACAACTGCTCGCGCGTCATTGAATCAAGAAATTGGACGATTAAATCTGCATAACTTGGCAATTTCGCTTGAATTGATGGAAATTGCTCGTCAAATCGACCGTTCCCCGGCTCAAGTTGCTTTGAACTGGTTACTGCAACAGTCAGACATTACTAGCACTATCCTGGGCGCTCGTAGCATTCGGCAACTTGAAGAAAACTTAGGTTCCGTGGAGTTTCAACTGGATATGACACAACTTGCTGATGTGGATGCAATTAATCCAACTGATTCAGGCATACTCTATGGTGATACCGTATACTCGGAAGTCCAAGACATCCTCTTAGAATCAGCCCGTGTTGTTGACCTAAATCAATAACAATAGCAATAAGTAGTAGACTGACTGGGCTAAAATCGTGCATTATGATTTTCTTGTGGAGCAGGTATCTTGCCTGTTCTGTGTTCCCTATTTGCTATTGACGCGATAAAATTCGTTTTGTCATGTACTCCATAACCATTGGCTGGAGTGTAAAGCCGTCTGAAGTATTCTCAATTAGCGATCGCTGCCTTAAAGTTCTCAAAGCTTCTGGCAAGTTAACTCCTGAGCCAGAGAGGAAAATTTTCTCTTGCAACTGTGGAATACTCACGGGTTTACCTTTCCTTGATAGCCAACACATAATTTCTCGCTCTAAAGTTGGTAAGCGATTAAATTGTTGATCTAATAAGTTCCAAAGCTCGTCAAAAATTAAAACTCCTTGCTTCAAATATTTTAAAAATTCTGAGAGATTACCATCAAACAACTCTTGAATTCCCGCAGCCACAATCTTGAGAGCGAGAGGATTGCCTCCATAGTAATCAATCAAGGCTCTCCATTCTTCATCAGTTCCACAAAAGCTTGCCTTGGCTCTCAAAATTTCCCGCGCGGCTTCAAATTGCATCCCCTTCAATTTTAAGCAGCGTACAGGCAGAGTTTCTCCCTCTTCAGCCGCTAATCCTTCGGGTTTCTCGCGGGTTGTTAGCAGTAAGCAGCTTTGATGGTTGCTCTTTCCCATACATAGAAAGAATTGACTATAGTCTTCATATCCCTCTCGATAACAACCACTACGTTCACCACTTTGCAAAATTGACTCGGCACCATCTAAAACTAACAGCCACCGGGAGGCACGTAACCATTCTAGTAAAAGTAAAATTCCGCGATCGCAAGAACTTGGTAAATAATCACTAGGTTGGCTGCTAAGAGATTGGAAAAGAGTAACCAAAGTCTCTGCTAGGAAAGGAGCATTATGGAGACTACGCCAAACAAGCCCCTCAAATTTGTCTTGAACCAACTCAGACAGCTTTGCTGCTAAAGCCGTTTTACCTATCCCACCCATGCCCTGAAGTACTACTAGGCGACAATGATCTTGAACAATCCATTGCTCTAGAGTGGTTAATTCTTGATGACGTCCATAAAAAGTTGAGACATCCGGAGCATCACCCCAATCAAAATGCTGCTTTATTGGTTCTATTTTCTGTTTTTCTCTCCAGTGGGGAGGTAAATCTTCAGCGTTCTGCATACATCGTTCTAGTACTGCCTTAAAGTTTTTTTTCCCAACTCTTTCCCCTAATTCCTCAGAAAGTTGCTGCCATAAACTTGCTGCGACGTCCTTAATATGTCCTTCAGAACAGTGAGTAGTTTCAGCTATATCTTCATACTTCCTGTCATCCCAAGCACCCTTTAAGATATCTCTTTGCAAACTATTCAAAGTCTTGCCTTGCTTTGCTGAAATTATCGATTCGGCAAATTTTAATGCTGGAGAACTATAAATAACCTCAGCAATGTCTTCATATTTATAATCTTCCCAAGCATTCTTCAACATTTGCCTTTGTAAAATGTTCAAAGGTTTGCCCTGTATAGCTAAGGTTGCTGACTCAACAAGAATTAAATCCTGATCTGGTTGGTGTGGGCGATTTTTGTTGAGTGAATTTTGCTGAACATACATAAATCCAAAGCTTTGATTAAGATTGAACACATATTATTTTTTAAATAGCGGTCAAGAGCACTATTTGAACTGGATATGCTGTAATAGTTAGTGACCAAACTCAAAAAGGTCAGGAATTAGTAACTGTTCCAGGTTGAAATTTTAGATAGCAGTGTCAATAAAGCGAAAAGAGATTGCTATAGTTTTTGTATTACACCTTTGACTTTTTGACTTTGAATGTACGAGTAAGTAGAACGGCGTAAATAATTAAAGGTTTGTAGTGGGGACTTTAGTCCTCTAATCAGGACTGAAGTCCTTGCTAAGAACTTGATTCAAGCATTTTTTACATTACTTTACATAGCTTGATTTTTTCAAGTCGTTCTAGTTAGTGTCAAATTAGCAAAGGTTGTTTGATTTATATTCTGTTACTCTGGGGTGAGAGATACTGTAGGGTGTCTACAGAATTAAAACAGTGTCATGCAAATGCTCTTGTTAAGACAATACGTCAAAACAATGGTACAGATTATTCTCTAACGGAAATGATAAAAGAACTTGAGTAGCAGTCTTAAATCATTTGTGAAAAAATACCAAGGCTATGCTTGCAACTAAGTACAAGATGCTCAATCCTGGATACAAATGCCAAGCAAATTTATTGACAACAGCCCAGAAACTGCGAAAATCAACGCACAAGTTTCGGTCAAAATGTCAATAGAGGGTTATATACAAAATGTACTTGGTCGATACTTATACTATTTCCCTACAAAGATGCACTGGTGGAGGCAAAGACAGATTTTGTTTATGTCACCCAATCTTCTAGACTGAGGATGGATAAAGCGCAAAGTCATAGAGAAGCAGAAAAAAGCTTTTTAAAACAAAGATTTTAGGGTTTAAAGTTTGTTTCTAAAGGAATCCAAGGTGTCTACAGCCACAATTTCATCTAGAGGTCGTTGAATCGCTCAAAACCAACTTAGCCAATTTTAGGAAGAATTGCAGTAAAAGATATTATAACAACCTTAAATCCTAAATTGAATCGAATCTCCTTTAAGTAGCAGCAGTTATTTCTAGTTCTTTCTTAATATTGAGACTAGAAGTAAAAATTTTATTGTCTAGACTTAAGATTAAATACTTATCAAAGACATTTCTCAGAGATTCTTGCTATGTTTTTTACTTTCTTTACGATATTCTTGCGATTGACAGTGAATGACTTTGCCAAAACCAAATAATAGTCCTTGTTTTGAGTATATCTGCTCCAATTTAAGAAACTTTTTGATCTAGAACCCGATTTAATTTACCACTGCTATAACCTTCTAAATCTAGAGTGATATACATAAAACCAAACTCTTGAAATGTAGACACTATTGTTTGTAAATTTGTAGTCAACACAAAATCTTTAATTTGTTCTGGCGGCAGTTCAATCCGGGCTGTATCACCTTCCGATCGTACGCGCAAATTCTGCCAACCCAATTTACGCAAGTAAATTTCTGCTCTGCCCACACGCTGTAATTTGGCAACAGTAATTTCTTCTCCATAGGGAAAACGGGAACTCAGACAAGGTTGTGCGGGTTTATTCCACCAAGATAAACCCAGTTGCACAGAAAGCTCGCGAACTTCCATTTTGGTAATGCCAACTTCTGCTAAAGGCGATCGCGCACCTCTTTCTTTTGCTGCCTGAATTCCGGGACGATAGTCGTGCAAATCATCAGCATTGACGCCATCTACCACATAGGGGTAGCCTAACTTCTGCGCTAAGGGTTTGAGAGTATCGTGCAATTCACTCTTACAGAAATAACAACGGTTGACAGGGTTAGAGGTGTAATTGGGATTTTCCATTTCGTGCGTCTCAATAATTTGATGAGGAATCCCAATTGTTGCTGCTTGCAAGGAAGCATCTTCCAGTTCTTCCGGTAACAGACTTGGTGAAACAGCTGTCACAGCCAAAGCGCGATCGCCCAACACATCATAAGCAATTTTGGCAACCAAAGTGCTATCCACACCACCAGAATAAGCAATAAGAGCCTGCTCCATTTCTGCAAATATGGCTTTAAGTTGCTTAAGTTTTTCTGTCAACATATTTTCCCATCCAGCCAAATCTTGCACCCTAACAAATTAAATTTTAGTGGTTAGTCATTGATCATTGATCATTTGTCATTGGTTATTAATTATTCTCCTTGTCTCCTTGTCCCCGTTGCCCCTTGTCTTCCCTTCTGCCATCTGCGCTCTGCCTTATTTTCAAGCTAGATACCCTCTTCAAAAATTTGTGGTTGATTGACTTTTTTGCTGGATTACTTTGTCCTAGTGTTACATAAAAGATTGCGAGATTGATGGTACTTTATATTTGCACTCTCCTCCTTGAGCCCAATCGCAATACAAGCTATGACACTCAATTTATATTTACTGCGACATGGAGAAACTACTTTTAGTCAAAGTGGTAATTTCTGCGGTGAAACTGATGCGGAATTGACAACAGAAGGGATGCAGATGGCAGAGAGTTTTGCTGGTGTTTATCAAAAATTGAAGTGGCAAGCAGTTTATGTTAGCCCGATGAAGC
This window harbors:
- a CDS encoding aldo/keto reductase; this translates as MSFERLNQINDYRQLGNTNLYVSPFCLGTMSFGTDWGWGADRAESHRMFNLYIERGGNFIDTANHYTNGTSETFLGEFIGNLRDRLIVGTHYSIFTQRGDFNSSGDRLKNMVHSLETSLRRLRTDYIDIYWIHHWVFGTPVEDVMRVLDQVVRTGKILYVGVSNTPAWKIAQANAIAQLRSWSPLIGVQVEYNLINRMAERDIIPMANDLHMGVVATSPLAGGILTGKYNQLALARQISISEILAQIDCTTARASLNQEIGRLNLHNLAISLELMEIARQIDRSPAQVALNWLLQQSDITSTILGARSIRQLEENLGSVEFQLDMTQLADVDAINPTDSGILYGDTVYSEVQDILLESARVVDLNQ
- a CDS encoding NB-ARC domain-containing protein, which codes for MYVQQNSLNKNRPHQPDQDLILVESATLAIQGKPLNILQRQMLKNAWEDYKYEDIAEVIYSSPALKFAESIISAKQGKTLNSLQRDILKGAWDDRKYEDIAETTHCSEGHIKDVAASLWQQLSEELGERVGKKNFKAVLERCMQNAEDLPPHWREKQKIEPIKQHFDWGDAPDVSTFYGRHQELTTLEQWIVQDHCRLVVLQGMGGIGKTALAAKLSELVQDKFEGLVWRSLHNAPFLAETLVTLFQSLSSQPSDYLPSSCDRGILLLLEWLRASRWLLVLDGAESILQSGERSGCYREGYEDYSQFFLCMGKSNHQSCLLLTTREKPEGLAAEEGETLPVRCLKLKGMQFEAAREILRAKASFCGTDEEWRALIDYYGGNPLALKIVAAGIQELFDGNLSEFLKYLKQGVLIFDELWNLLDQQFNRLPTLEREIMCWLSRKGKPVSIPQLQEKIFLSGSGVNLPEALRTLRQRSLIENTSDGFTLQPMVMEYMTKRILSRQ
- the larE gene encoding ATP-dependent sacrificial sulfur transferase LarE encodes the protein MLTEKLKQLKAIFAEMEQALIAYSGGVDSTLVAKIAYDVLGDRALAVTAVSPSLLPEELEDASLQAATIGIPHQIIETHEMENPNYTSNPVNRCYFCKSELHDTLKPLAQKLGYPYVVDGVNADDLHDYRPGIQAAKERGARSPLAEVGITKMEVRELSVQLGLSWWNKPAQPCLSSRFPYGEEITVAKLQRVGRAEIYLRKLGWQNLRVRSEGDTARIELPPEQIKDFVLTTNLQTIVSTFQEFGFMYITLDLEGYSSGKLNRVLDQKVS